One Solanum pennellii chromosome 9, SPENNV200 DNA segment encodes these proteins:
- the LOC107030070 gene encoding uncharacterized protein LOC107030070, with amino-acid sequence MLEVANPGSKTTLSLDENGRFQYFFVSYAAWIIGFQEMRKVIVVDGAFLRSKYGGVLLSAVAQNAENHIVPVTFCVVDKECDVSYEYFFQNMRSFVDDTDELCIISDRHPSIRKMVSRIYPASHYGCCMRHLGENFRNKFQNSKATEALELIEFHTWSRAFCPGNRYKIMTSNIAESVKTMFDVEREFPIVAIFDEINRRFALLFHLRRMELVHSANRFVTSIEKDISEYVNAGNKLLAHQIANYKFSVTGHGDVATVNLQGRTCTCRIFDLDKIPCPHAMAAIRSQHGGNFGNQIFLYCSPYYSVEKYIMAYCQEIHPVQTEDSWVVPLDIIQREIPPPYVDPRKLGRRTYKRWHGVGESFPTRKNKY; translated from the exons ATGCTTGAAGTTGCGAATCCAGGAAGCAAGACGACATTGTCGCTCGATGAAAATGGGAGGTTCCAGTACTTCTTTGTATCATATGCTGCTTGGATAATTGGTtttcaagaaatgagaaaagtaaTAGTCGTTGATGGTGCATTTCTAAGGAGCAAGTATGGAGGAGTTCTGCTATCGGCGGTGGCACAAAATGCCGAGAATCATATAGTTCCAGTGACTTTCTGTGTCGTGGACAAGGAATGTGATGtctcatatgaatatttttttcaaaatatgagaagCTTTGTAGATGATACTGATGAGCTGTGCATTATCTCTGATAGGCATCCAAGTATTCGAAAGATGGTTTCGAGAATCTACCCTGCATCTCATTATGGTTGTTGCATGAGACACCTTGGGGAAAATTTTcgaaataaatttcaaaattcaaag GCCACTGAAGCTCTTGAACTTATTGAATTTCACACATGGAGTAGGGCATTTTGCCCGGGAAATAG ATATAAAATTATGACATCAAACATCGCGGAATCGGTGAAAACTATGTTTGATGTTGAAAGAGAATTTCCCATAGTCGctatatttgatgaaataaacaggAGATTTGCATTGTTATTTCACCTGAGGCGTATGGAACTAGTGCACTCCGCAAATAGATTTGTTACTTCAATTGAAAAAGACATATCAGAGTATGTCAACGCGGGCAACAAGTTGTTGGCCCATCAAATCGCTAACTACAAGTTCAGTGTCACTGGTCATGGAGATGTTGCTACTGTGAATCTACAAGGAAGAACTTGTACTTGTAGAATTTTTGATTTGGACAAAATACCTTGTCCACATGCCATGGCAGCGATTCGATCCCAACATGGTGGTAATTTTGGAAATCAGATTTTCTTGTACTGCTCTCCATATTATTCAgtggaaaaatacataatggCATATTGTCAGGAAATTCACCCGGTGCAAACTGAAGATTCTTGGGTTGTCCCTTTGGATATCATACAGAGAGAAATACCTCCTCCATATGTTGATCCAAGAAAACTCGGAAGAAGGACATATAAGAGATGGCATGGAGTTGGTGAATCATttccaacaagaaaaaataagtattgA